From Leptospira stimsonii, the proteins below share one genomic window:
- a CDS encoding transposase: MQTVIKLIFETRKKIPWLDPRLMIQIHNLFREKCEELNLKTHLINGTKHQVNFLLSLPPTIGVATVVRHLKVDLSRILGKSKFWSEGDSIYSVRDEDFLSIFRLIRNRADRSEAHNVDRELKSA, encoded by the coding sequence ATGCAAACGGTTATCAAATTGATCTTCGAAACAAGAAAAAAGATTCCTTGGTTGGATCCGCGTCTGATGATTCAGATTCATAATCTCTTTCGGGAAAAGTGCGAAGAATTGAACTTAAAAACTCACCTCATCAATGGAACAAAACATCAGGTAAACTTCCTTCTCTCCCTTCCACCGACGATCGGCGTCGCAACGGTCGTCCGTCATCTCAAAGTTGATTTATCCAGAATATTAGGAAAAAGTAAATTTTGGTCGGAAGGTGATTCCATTTATTCTGTGCGAGACGAAGACTTTCTTTCCATCTTTCGGTTGATTCGAAATCGGGCCGACCGCTCGGAAGCGCATAACGTGGATCGAGAGTTGAAATCAGCGTAG